The segment CCGAGTGCCAGCCGCAGGGGCGCACGCCCTTATCGATCATGTAGCGCATGTAGAACCGGATGTCGGCCTCTAGAACCTCGCGTACACCTTCGAGCTTGGCTACAGCTTCACGGAGCTGAGGCACAACGCGAGGCGACATTAAAGTTACCTTAACGGCTTTAACCGGTTTCCCGAAGTACTTCTTATCAACGATTTCGACGCCTATCACACCGAACTTACCACCGATCCCCGCAATCCTCTTTGCGACACGCTCCTCTGAACCTTCCTCCGGGAGAACGTAGATGTAAGGTCGAAAGCTCCTATCCAGCACGACAACCCGCTCGCCACTCCTGTCGATACCCCAGAGCCTAACCTCGGGAATACCTCCCACTACGTCGTAGCTAGCGTCTAGCAGCCAGAACTCTCTCAGCATCTCAGTCAATAGGCCCTGGGTGGAATTAAAGTTTAGTCCTCGATGCTTTTTCCCTTCCCCGCCTGCACTGATTCTCTGCCGCGAATTGAGGCCAGGAGTTTCAGAAGCTCGTCACGATAGAGCGCGATCGCGATCAGAACGGCTGCGATGCCGAGCCCGATCCCCGCCCCCTGCGCGAACGCGACGATCACGTGCGTTACTGGCGTCAGATCGACTCCAGCCGAGGAGAGAGCCGCCGTTACTATGAGTAAGATCGCTATACCGTGCACGACGTTTATCGTAGCTGAAACCCCAACGCTCGTCTCCTTGAAAATCCTACCCACGAACTCAAAGATCTTCTCGACGATGAGTAAACCCACGATTAAAACAAGCACTCCAGCGACTATCCGCCCCACCACAACGAACAAACTTTGAGCTACAATTTCGGCTTCAGGCACTCTCAGTACTCTTATCGCCAGGGCGACGCTGAGAACGTACACTGTGACCCGCGTGGCGAGATCTACGAACGTGGACAGCGTGTAGCCTGCCTTGCTCAAGTGTGCTCCTAGCGGTGTGGCCATTAGGGCTTCATCGGCCTTACCTAGCTTAACGATAGTAGCGGCAAGCTTGCCCAGCAAGCGGCCTAAGACCCATCCTAAAACCAATGTAAGAATCATCGCTAGAGTTCTTGGCAAGATGTACGCTAGGGCAGCGGTGTACTCGTCGAGTAGGAACCTTAGGTTATCCAGGATGGCCTGTATAAGATCCGGCACAGCGTGGCGATTGTACGATGGTATAAAAACGCTGCGTAAGAGTGGATTGCCCTAAAACCTCCGATAACAGTACGTTTTCGTCATAAGCCGAGCAGCTTTAGCACCGTCGCGTAGAGCGCTAGGAGTAAGACGAGCAGCGTTGCAACTGTCAGCGTGGCGTACAGTAGCCGTACAGCGTATATGAACTCAATGTATGTGGCGTGGAAGGCCTGCCTGCCCGCCACGTAAAGAGGGTAAAGGTGGCTGGCGAGCCTCAGCTCCTCGTACGTTGCTCCTCTGGCGGCCGCTACTCTGTACAAGACGATCAGGCTGACCAAACGGAGGATTGAGGACGCGTAGAACGCAACTGGACCAGCGTAGCCGTACAGCCAAGCCCCTAAGCTAGTGCCCACCGCCGCGAGTATCGATGGTATCGTGTTGTAGACGGCTATGTAGACGTGCCTGTACTCAGCCCCGTAGGCGATGGCGTAGTTGAACGAAGCTAGGTTGAAGCCCGTCCAGAGGAACGAGGAGTAAACCTGTAGCGCGATTTGGCCAGGAAGGCTTGGTAGGTGAGGGAAGAACGCTGGAACAAAGACTATACCCAGCCCCGAGATCAGGAACGTTGCTCGGGGCCCGAACCTGTCGTAGAAGCTGCCCCACGGCGGATTCGCCAAAGTGCCGATAATGCCGCCCGCGAGGTTGATCGCTGTGAACCAGCTTTCATCGGCCTTGAACGCTGTGTACAAGTGGTAGTTCCATATCGCAGCGACGATGTTGACGGAGAAGGACCACGTTGCTAGCGCGCCAGAGTCCTTTATCACTTCGCTATTCTTCAGCGTCGAGAAAACCTTCGTCAAACGGAGGTTGGAGCCCCTTGGCCTGACGGGGTCACCGTACATGTACAGTAGTGGGACTGCGGCTAGTAGGAAGAGCGTACCCACTCCAAATGCCGCTGCGTACCCTTGAGGGTAGCCGTACGTATCGTATATGAACTTCGCAAGAACAAGCCCAATGATGTTGATGACACCGTGAATAGTGTTTCGCAGCGCAAACAGTCTGCCGCGACGCTCTGGCTCAACAAGGTCAGCCATCAGGTCGGTCCACGCTAGGCCCGCGAAGATGCCTAGAGCGTTAGACAACCATAGCAGCAGCATGACTTCCCGCGCGCCTCCAGCTACTCCGATAATCGCCAGTAGTACGCCAAGCCAGGTAGCCCTGCTGACCGCCGCGAACAGGGTCATGATCATCAGCCGCTTCTCTCTGAACCTGTCGAGGAGAACCGCAGCGGTTAGCTGAAGAGGGGGTGTGGAGACCTGAACAGCGGCTGTATAGAGGGCGAGCGTGGTCGCGTCGGTCCCCAAGCGCAGCAGTAGGGGTGTTGTCATGGGGCTTATCAGCGCTGAGCCGAACACTGTGAGCGCACCTTCAACGACACTCACCTTGTAGCCACGCGACGAGCTCCTCAGATCTCTGAGCGCTGAGGACATGCTAAGGCGCCGCTGTCTAAGACATGCCTTTATTGTTTTTCTCCGTTATTTTACACCAGGCGTAACTGCTAGGCACTTGGGTGGTATGTCGAAGAAGGAAGCGAATTAAATAGAAAGAGAAGGGGATAGTTGATATTATAGAACTATTCCTTTCGCTTTGATTATCTAGCAACTAGCACCACATAGGGGCTACCTGATCCTCGTGAGCATCCTCCTGGGCAGATCTGCAGGACTACTCGGCTTACGGAACCTTTAAGGTACTCCTCGACGGCTTTAGCGCAAGCTGTTGGCCCTACGGCGACTTTAACACCTTCGATGCGGCTCGTGTTCACCGGCTGCTCGGGTAGGTCGGTCACAGTGATCCTAGAGTTCTTTGCGAGCTCGACAAGCTCGTGCGCCGTTATAGCCGGCTTGTGATCTTCCTTCCTTGCAGCGCAAGCCGTTATGATAACCGTGCCTCTCTCGCCTCCAAGCTTGACACGACCCTTTACGGGCGCGTTCGGGAAACGCTTCTTTAACCATCTTTCCTCAGCCGAGCTGAAGGGTACAATGCCGTCGTACTCCAGTGTTCCCTCGAGGGGGTTAACGACTGTTGCGCTGCTGAAGCCGAGCTCCGTTAGCAATGAGAGAACTTGACCGGGCTTAACACCAAGCGCGGTGGCTGCGCTTTCCAGTGCGTACGTCTCTACGACAGCGGTGCCCCCCTCGCGCATCAGCTTGATCGCCTCCTCTACGTCGCTCCTGTACGTCACGGCTGCGACGGGGCAGTAGGCAGCGCAAAGCCCGCATCTGATGCAACCCGCCTCGAGGAAGGGCAGTTGTGCCGGTGTGCTCACTATAACTCGGAACCCCCTAAACGCTTGGGTGAGCGCGTGAGCTTCCACAAGACCGCAGAACTCGACGCACCTTCCACACACTATGCACTTCCCAGGATCCAGCTTCAGGAAGTCATCGCTGATTACGAGATCCTGGGTTAAGCGTTCGTACTCAAAGCGTCTCTCGTACTTTGAGGGGTTGAACCCCAGGGAAAACGCGTTGAGAACAGCGACCAACTCGTCCACGCTGGCTGGACAACCCCTCACGTAGCTGTCGATTTTGACGAAACGGTGGAGTGGAAGAGCGTCAGCGTACCCTTTAGCCTCGTACTCCTCCAGTTTCAGGCCTAGCCTGTACCCCAGCGTCGTAATCCCGCCCAGCCTCGCGCAGCTGCCCAGCGCGATCAAGTACTTCGCCTTACTCCTGATTCGCTTGAGCTTCTCAACATCAGGGGTTGTGACCGCCCCTTCTACAACAGCGATGTCGTACTCGGTGTCTTCGGTGAGCCCCAGCAGTGGTTCCCTGACTATTTCGATGTTAGGGATCGATGTCAGCTTGTGCAGCTCACCGATTATCCTGTACCTGCAGCCCTCACAGGCACCGAAGGAGAAGAAGGCCACCTTCATTCCAACCACCTAGTGCACGGAGCAGGGGAGGCATGGGTCATAAGCTCTCACGAGTGCTGCTACCAAACGCTTGATGCGCCCCTCGTCCTCTATGCCGTTCTCGACGGCCCACTTTACGAGGGCTTCGCCCGTAACCTCTATGTGCCTCGCGTTCATAACAGTTGGAGTGATGATGTTTGCGTACTCCAGCCTCCCCTTAGCAACCCTGTAGTGGTGTATCAGGACGCCTCGCGGCGCTGTGGCCAGCCCCACGCCTTCACCGTCAACCTCGGGGCACTCCGTTAGGACGTGGGGGTGCACTCCCTCACCCTTTGACGCTAGCTCGTCTAAGATTTCCGCCAAAAGGCCTGCCACGTACGCCGCCTCGATATACTGTGCTTTAACGTTATCAAAGGGGTTGGAGAAGTCCACGGCAAGTGTCCTCTCAAGGTCGATTATCTCCTTGGGTAGGAAGCTCCGGTAGGCCTTAAGCCTAGCCCTTGATCCTACGTAGAAGGGCTCCCCCTTGTAGAGGACGTAGTGGGCATTCGAGTAGGGGCTTGCGAATTCCTCCAGCGCCTGCGCGTACCCCCCAGCCTTCACGACCCTTCCATCGGAGAAGAGCAA is part of the Thermofilaceae archaeon genome and harbors:
- a CDS encoding MFS transporter; its protein translation is MSSALRDLRSSSRGYKVSVVEGALTVFGSALISPMTTPLLLRLGTDATTLALYTAAVQVSTPPLQLTAAVLLDRFREKRLMIMTLFAAVSRATWLGVLLAIIGVAGGAREVMLLLWLSNALGIFAGLAWTDLMADLVEPERRGRLFALRNTIHGVINIIGLVLAKFIYDTYGYPQGYAAAFGVGTLFLLAAVPLLYMYGDPVRPRGSNLRLTKVFSTLKNSEVIKDSGALATWSFSVNIVAAIWNYHLYTAFKADESWFTAINLAGGIIGTLANPPWGSFYDRFGPRATFLISGLGIVFVPAFFPHLPSLPGQIALQVYSSFLWTGFNLASFNYAIAYGAEYRHVYIAVYNTIPSILAAVGTSLGAWLYGYAGPVAFYASSILRLVSLIVLYRVAAARGATYEELRLASHLYPLYVAGRQAFHATYIEFIYAVRLLYATLTVATLLVLLLALYATVLKLLGL